A region from the Lolium perenne isolate Kyuss_39 chromosome 4, Kyuss_2.0, whole genome shotgun sequence genome encodes:
- the LOC127292170 gene encoding KH domain-containing protein SPIN1 produces the protein MSGLYSQQGFSPARNLSPQIRSNPDVDSQYLAELLAEHQKLGPFTQVLPICSKLLSQEIMRVSNSAHNPGFSDFDRHRFRSPSPMSSPNPRSNLSGNGFSPWNGLHQERLGFPQGNSMDWQGAPPSPSSHAVKKILRLEVPVDSYPSFNFVGRILGPRGNSLKRVEASTGCRVFIRGKGSIKDPGKEDKLRGKPGYEHLSEQLHILIEAEFPASIIDARLRHAQEIIEELLKPVDETQDFYKRQQLRELAMLNSTLREDSPHPGSVSPHPGSISPFSNGGMKRAKTGQ, from the exons ATGTCCGGGCTGTACAGCCAGCAGGGGTTCTCCCCTGCGAGGAACCTATCCCCTCAGATTAGAAGCAACCCGGATGTCGACAG TCAGTATCTGGCCGAGCTGCTCGCCGAGCACCAGAAGCTGGGGCCTTTCACGCAGGTTCTGCCCATCTGCAGCAAGCTGTTAAGCCAAG AAATTATGCGGGTATCAAACTCTGCCCACAACCCTGGATTTAGTGATTTTGACAGACATCGATTCAGAAGCCCTAGTCCAATGTCTTCACcaaatccaagatccaatctcTCTGGCAACGGATTCAGTCCCTGGAATGGACTACACCAAGAG AGATTAGGTTTTCCTCAAGGAAACAGTATGGATTGGCAAGGAGCGCCACCAAGCCCTAGCTCTCATGCTGTTAAGAAGATTCTACGCTTGGAGGTCCCAGTTGATTCTTATCCGAGT TTCAATTTTGTGGGCCGCATTCTAGGACCTAGAGGTAATTCTCTAAAACGGGTTGAAGCATCTACTGGTTGTCGTGTTTTCATCAGAGGAAAGGGTTCCATCAAAGATCCAGGGAAG GAGGACAAACTACGAGGAAAACCGGGCTATGAGCATCTCAGTGAACAACTACATATCTTGATAGAGGCTGAGTTTCCAGCTAGTATTATTGATGCCAGACTGAGACATGCACAGGAAATCATAGAGGAATTGCTAAAACCAGTG GACGAGACACAGGATTTCTACAAGAGGCAACAGCTCAGGGAGCTGGCGATGCTTAACTCAACCCTGCGTGAGGACAGCCCTCATCCAGGAAGCGTATCCCCTCATCCAGGAAGCATATCCCCATTCAGTAACGGTGGTATGAAACGTGCGAAAACAGGCCAGTAG
- the LOC127292169 gene encoding uncharacterized protein: MGPNPSLEKMAAPGAGAGWAPRGRVVRILVHDDDATDSSSSEDEAPPRPPPGRGEGERGPGPRRKKRRVMEATTGKRDSSSSSSSPSSWARPKVRYCGVRQRRWGKFAAEIRDPYQGRRLWLGTFDTAEEAAAAYDAAKIRIRADAARNRVTKIRVHHNGMPADFLAAASRPPQLKHAKPAISPPPPPLAPEPAISPPAPLTTEPAKPAISAPPPPEPAKPASSPPRPPLPANLPFALPLKLRMKFARPPEFKEKDWNWCNAGEEVVKEKSGTSAATEVKEEGAGDVKVEAVTTCTTTEVKVEAGACEGEAKEGADGTSAKPIWAIITGKRKKRSGCGTRVGALHASSVCVEEVGGT; the protein is encoded by the coding sequence ATGGGTCCGAACCCTAGCCTCGAGAAGATGGCCGCCCCCGGCGCGGGCGCGGGGTGGGCGCCGAGGGGACGCGTGGTGCGGATCCTCGTGCACGACGACGACGCCACcgactcctcctccagcgaggacgaggcgccgccgcggccgccgcctggGCGGGGCGAGGGGGAGAGGGGGCCGGGGCCGCGGAGGAAGAAGCGCCGCGTGATGGAGGCCACCACGGGGAAGAGggactcctcgtcctcgtcctcttccCCCTCCTCCTGGGCCAGGCCCAAGGTCAGGTACTGCGGCGTGCGCCAGCGCCGCTGGGGCAAGTTCGCCGCCGAGATCCGCGACCCCTACCAGGGCCGCCGCCTCTGGCTCGGCACCTTCGACACCGCCGAGGAGGCCGCCGCCGCATACGACGCCGCCAAGATCCGCATCCGCGCCGACGCCGCCAGGAACCGCGTCACCAAAATACGCGTCCACCACAACGGCATGCCCGCCGATTTCCTTGCCGCCGCATCCCGCCCGCCCCAGCTTAAGCATGCCAAACCGGCcatctcgccgccgccgccgccgcttgcgCCAGAGCCGGCCATCTCGCCGCCGGCGCCGCTTACGACAGAGCCTGCCAAGCCGGCCATCTCAGCGCCGCCTCCACCAGAGCCTGCCAAGCCGGCCAGCTCGCCGCCGCGGCCTCCTCTACCAGCTAATTTGCCCTTCGCCCTCCCGCTCAAGCTGAGGATGAAGTTTGCCCGTCCTCCAGAGTTTAAGGAGAAGGACTGGAACTGGTGCAATGCAGGGGAGGAGGTCGTCAAGGAGAAATCAGGTACCTCTGCCGCAACGGAGGTCAAGGAGGAAGGTGCAGGCGATGTAAAGGTGGAGGCCGTGACGACCTGCACTACCACAGAGGTGAAGGTCGAGGCTGGCGCCTGCGAAGGCGAGGCGAAAGAGGGGGCCGACGGCACCTCTGCCAAGCCAATTTGGGCCATCATCACTGGGAAGCGCAAGAAGCGGTCGGGCTGCGGCACCCGCGTTGGCGCCCTCCACGCATCCTCCGTCTGCGTTGAGGAAGTTGGCGGGACCTGA
- the LOC127292171 gene encoding large ribosomal subunit protein bL17c, whose amino-acid sequence MEAFASASTWRMDSLRTALPSLRPSPSAALGGAPRPRKQAAGRVGASASPFLRSSFVSTSTSASSCASPAPVSAAVSASLAFSYTSSFSVESGFEHRLFGIDVRGRILAMRHGKRIPRLGRPADQRKALLRGLTTQLLKHGRIKTTKPRAKAMRKWVDKMITMAKDGSLHKRRQALGYIYEKNIVHALFAEVPDRYGERNGGYTRIIPTFPRRGDNAPMAYIELV is encoded by the exons ATGGAGGCCTTCGCTTCCGCCTCGACCTGGCGCATGGACTCCCTCCGGACCGCGCTCCCCTCGCTCCGCCCCTCCCCGTCGGCGGCTCTCGGCGGCGCTCCCCGTCCGCGCAAGCAGGCGGCCGGCCGGGTCGGCGCCTCCGCCTCCCCGTTCCTCCGGAGCTCCTTCGTCTCCACGTCAACATCCGCTTCTTCATGCGCATCTCCCGCCCCGGTCTCCGCCGCGGTCTCGGCGTCGCTCGCCTTCTCGTACACCTCCTCTTTCTCCG TGGAGTCAGGCTTTGAGCACCGACTGTTTGGAATTGATGTCCGTGGAAGGATACTGGCAATGAGACACGGGAAACGCATTCCTAGACTTGGCAGACCTGCAGATCAGCGGAAGGCACTTCTGCGTGGGCTGACCACACAGCTGCTGAAGCACGGGAGGATAAAGACTACCAAGCCAAGGGCAAAGGCGATGAGGAAGTGGGTTGATAAGATGATCACGATGGCGAAGGATGGATCTCTGCACAAGAGGAGACAGGCCTTGGGATATATTTATGAGAAGAATATAGTCCACGCACTGTTTGCCGAGGTTCCAGACAGGTATGGGGAAAGAAATGGGGGCTACACGAGGATCATCCCGACATTTCCGAGGCGGGGAGACAATGCACCTATGGCTTACATCGAGCTTGTCTAG